Proteins encoded by one window of Microplitis mediator isolate UGA2020A chromosome 1, iyMicMedi2.1, whole genome shotgun sequence:
- the LOC130671297 gene encoding splicing factor 3A subunit 2: MDFQNRPGGKTGGGGVASWSESNRDRRERLRQLALETIDLNKDPYFMKNHLGSYECKLCLTLHNNEGSYLAHTQGKKHQANLARRAAKEAKEAPQTLAPEKPRVEPKKFVKIGRPGYRVTKQRDPETGQQSLLFQVDYPEVADSVIPRHRFMSAYEQRVEPPDRKWQYLLFAAEPYETVAFKVPSREVEKAEGKFWTYWNKDTKQFFLQFAFKNEKPTVGKIPPPPVPLIRPGLGQPMMPVPPPPRPPMFNPVPPPPAMLGGVQIPPPPPHLG; encoded by the coding sequence atgGATTTTCAAAATCGCCCGGGAGGTAAAACCGGTGGTGGAGGTGTAGCATCATGGTCAGAAAGTAATCGTGATCGTCGAGAACGTCTACGTCAGTTGGCATTAGAGACAATCGATCTAAACAAAGATccgtattttatgaaaaaccaTCTGGGATCATACGAATGTAAACTCTGTTTGACGTTACACAACAACGAGGGCAGTTATTTAGCCCATACACAGGGTAAAAAACATCAAGCGAATTTAGCACGACGTGCTGCTAAAGAAGCCAAAGAAGCGCCGCAAACATTAGCGCCAGAAAAGCCCCGGGTCGAGCCGAAAAAATTCGTGAAAATCGGACGTCCCGGTTACCGAGTCACTAAACAACGGGACCCAGAAACAGGACAGCAGAGTCTACTCTTTCAAGTCGATTACCCGGAAGTTGCTGACAGTGTTATACCACGGCACAGATTCATGTCAGCTTATGAGCAAAGAGTAGAACCACCTGACCGTAAATGGCAGTATCTGTTATTCGCTGCCGAGCCGTACGAAACTGTTGCGTTCAAAGTACCGAGCAGAGAAGTCGAAAAGGCTGAGGGTAAATTCTGGACGTACTGGAACAAGGACACGAAGCAATTTTTCTTGCAATTTGCATTCAAAAATGAGAAACCGACTGTGGGAAAAATTCCACCGCCTCCGGTGCCGTTGATCAGACCAGGACTTGGCCAGCCGATGATGCCGGTGCCGCCACCGCCTAGACCTCCGATGTTTAATCCAGTACCTCCACCTCCGGCAATGCTAGGAGGGGTTCAAATACCACCACCACCTCCACATTTAGgctaa
- the LOC130665185 gene encoding myb-like protein I: protein MGLKELFIFAFIMTIAGIKARSVENNNLVGKEDHFSNVRSFGSTITKNIYKRSNDNRRIIIVNRNNEEKTLTFDDNNGGIDITNRNSATNTISINSDSEDITIDDNGKNNINTITIQGNSKSITINNNNKGNINTITINGDSDFITINNKMGKNVSTITVNGKRGQIVVNNYNNDNSNVSTITANN from the exons atgggtCTGAaagagttatttatttttgctttCATAATGACGATCGCTGGAATAAag GCACGTTCAgttgaaaacaataatttagtTGGAAAAGAAGATCATTTCTCCAACGTACGTTCATTTGGCTCCAcaattactaaaaatatttataaaagaagCAATGATAATAGAAGAATTATTATCGTTAATCGTAATAACGAAGAGAAAACATTAACTTTTGATGATAATAACGGAGGAATCGATATTACCAATAGAAATAGTGCTACGAACACTATTAGTATCAATAGTGATAGTGAAGACATTACTATTGACGATaatggtaaaaataatataaatacaatcacTATTCAAGGCAATAGTAAGAGTATTaccattaataataacaacaaaggAAATATTAATACAATAACTATCAATGGTGACAGtgattttattactattaataataaaatgggaAAAAACGTAAGTACAATTACTGTAAACGGAAAAAGAGGACAGATTGTCGTTAATAActacaataatgataatagtaaCGTTAGTACAATTACTGCTAATAATTAG
- the LOC130667614 gene encoding putative uncharacterized protein DDB_G0282133 produces MCLKNILIIFFISSFAKIEGRSIENNDPVGKRDDCYEIGSNEVKCFSKISQDSINKNLSNRSLLNSIRNNNNAMSTLEYNVKRKTIYGDDNNVKTWTMSNNDGILAIKDRDYNKNTVLINNDNHVITVDTHSDNLNIIKIKRDSDKITFNGDDKNVNLITIEHNSDVLAIKERDDNKNTVSISSNSNDINIDSNSNNLNTVAVKGHSGRLSSKGDDKNVNSLTIDNNSKTLAITDRDDNKNTIAVNNDSDEITIVTNSNNENTVAVRNKSKKLTINGDDKNINSCTITNNIGVVAIKERDDSKNTISIRDDSHEISINTNSNNVNTIAVDHDSDKITINGDDKNVNTLTIGQHNRDIVAIKVIDDSKNTITINNDSNDVNIVTNSGNMNTLAIKGDSNRVTIHGDDKNVNIITLERNRNIVTIEEGDDSENSITIKKDSDEINISTKSRNVNTLAINHNSNGITIKGDDKNAVTCTIDNNSETLIIINRNDNKNSVSMKNNRHLINMENNDNNMNKIHIKGDNQKISINNNGNNVNTIVIDGDSRFITINNKNDYNVNIITIKNHRGKVIINNNGNHNNVNIVNNKNYDDNNDYDKYEEYDEYDE; encoded by the exons atgtgtctgaaaaatatattgatcatttttttcataagttCATTTGCCAAAATAGAG GGGCGTTCAATCGAAAACAATGATCCAGTCGGAAAAAGAGATGATTGCTACGAAATTGGATCTAACGAAGTTAAATGTTTTTCTAAAATCTCTCAAGActctatcaataaaaatttatctaacaGGAGTCTACTCAATTCGATaaggaataataataatgcaatGAGTACTCTTGAGTACAATGTAAAAAGAAAAACCATTTATGgtgatgataataatgttAAAACTTGGACCATGTCTAACAATGATGGAATACTGGCCATCAAAGATCGAGATTATAATAAGAACACAGTCCTCATTAACAATGATAATCATGTTATTACCGTTGATACGCACAGTGATAATTTAAACATAATCAAAATCAAAAGAGATAGcgataaaattacttttaatggTGATGATAAAAACGTTAATTTGATAACTATTGAACATAATAGCGACGTACTTGCCATCAAAGAACgggatgataataaaaatacagttTCTATCAGCAGTAATAGTAATGATATTAATAtcgatagtaatagtaataatttaaatacagtCGCTGTTAAAGGTCATAGTGGAAGACTTAGCAGTAAGggtgatgataaaaatgttaattcaTTAACTATCGATAACAATAGTAAAACACTCGCTATTACCGATAGGGATGATAACAAAAATACTATTGCTGTTAATAATGATAGTGATGAAATAACTATTGTTACCAAtagtaataatgaaaatacagTTGCGGTTAGAAATAAAAGTAAGAAGCTTACTATTAAtggtgatgataaaaatattaattcctGTACTATTACTAATAATATAGGCGTAGTTGCGATTAAAGAAAGAGATGACAGCAAAAATACAATTAGTATTCGAGACGATAGTcatgaaatttctattaataCTAACAGCAATAATGTAAATACAATCGCTGTTGACCATGATAGTGATAAAATCACTATTAATGGCGACGACAAAAATGTTAATACACTTACTATTGGGCAACATAATAGGGACATAGTTGCTATTAAAGTAATAGACGATAGTAAGAACacaattactattaataacGATAGTAATGATGTTAATATTGTTACTAATAGCGGTAATATGAATACACTGGCTATTAAAGGTGATAGTAATAGAGTAACTATTCATGGTGATGATAAGAATGTTAATATAATTACCCTTGAACGTAATAGAAATATAGTTACTATTGAAGAAGGAGATGATAGTGAGAATTCAATTACTATTAAGAAAGACAGcgatgaaattaatatttctacTAAGAGTCGTAATGTGAATACTCTTGCTATTAATCATAATAGTAATGGAATAACTATTAAAGGTGATGACAAAAATGCTGTTACGTGTACTATTGACAATAATAGCGAAacacttattattataaatagaaatgataataaaaactcggtttctatgaaaaataataggcATCTAATTAATAtggaaaataatgataataatatgaataaaattcatattaaaggTGATAATCAAAAGATTTCGATCaataataatggtaataatGTTAACACAATCGTTATAGATGGTGATAGTagatttattactattaataataaaaatgattataatgtaaatataattactattaaaaatcATAGAGGAAaggttattattaataataatggcaATCACAACAATgttaatattgtaaataataagaattatGATGACAATAATGACTATGATAAATATGAAGAATATGATGAATATGATGAATAA
- the LOC130674017 gene encoding uncharacterized protein LOC130674017, with product MIYKIVLICMALQVTITRADEEVHQLTLPKNNPEVEFFVQKGINKFFDYLQENFFKNDTTKMDNSTVVREVNNTVLTIVGRERQYHINVKYPVIKEVLDQKHRFANPYYDCVIDIKTMADEHMEICCYYYYDATCYSYYCTQRPDKVTTCDQKSVLMEKKN from the exons atgatttataaaattgtacttATTTGTATGGCGTTACAAGTGACTATTACTCGAGCTGATGAAGAAGTTCATCAACTAACGCTTCCAAAAAACAACCCGGAGGTTGAGTTTTTTGTCCAGAaaggaattaataaattttttgattacctgcaagaaaattttttcaagaatgaCACGACTAAGATGGATAATTCAACAGTAGTTAGAGAAGTAAATAATACTGTTCTTACAATTGTTGGGAGAGAAAGACAGTATCATATAAATGTGAAGTATCCTGTAATAAAAGAAGTGTTAGATCAGAAGCATCGCTTCGCAAATCCATATTACGATTGTGTGATTGATATTAAGACAATGGCTGATGAACATATGGAAATTTGTTGTTACTATTACTATGACGC GACCTGCTACTCATACTATTGCACGCAGAGACCGGATAAAGTTACAACTTGCGATCAGAAGAGTGtcttaatggaaaaaaaaaattaa
- the LOC130675498 gene encoding GATA zinc finger domain-containing protein 4-like translates to MSRKLSFIIFFINLLAEIKARSIESNNSLGKNDDSYQADNHRSEFFSMDLKNLMDKNFSNVELCNSTIDNESATNNYITWNIIHNIDYCDRTLAIDSYNAILIIYNGNHNKNRITLNHNSNVIAIHNNDNNKNIISVNKGSNIIIINNNNNNENTITINNSSELIIINNQSNNKNIIIIKNKRGRVILNNNDHDDNINTIIAFNENNSNSNKIINTNKLY, encoded by the exons atgagtcgaaaattatcatttattatttttttcataaatttattggcCGAAATAAag GCACGTTCGATTGAAAGCAATAATTCATTAGGAAAAAATGACGATTCTTATCAAGCTGACAATCATCgtagtgaatttttttctatggacttaaaaaatttaatggataaaaatttctcaaatgtGGAGTTATGCAATTCGACCATCGATAATGAAAGTGctactaataattatattacatgGAACATTATTCATAATATTGACTATTGTGACAGGACATTGGCTATTGATAGTTATAATGCaatactaataatttataatggaAACCATAATAAAAATCGAATAACTCTTAATCACAATAGTAATGTCATTGCTAtacataataatgataataataaaaatataatttctgtCAATAAAGGtagtaatataattattataaataataataacaacaacgaAAACacaattactattaataatagcagtgaattaattattatcaataatcagagtaataataaaaacattattattattaaaaacaaaagagGGCGGGttattcttaataataatgatcatgatgataatattaataCAATCATAgcttttaatgaaaataacagtAATAGTAATAAGATAATTAATACGAACAAGTTATATTAA